GCGGCGCCGAGGTGGTCCTGCGCTTCGTCGACACCATCCCGCGCGAGCCCAACGGCAAGTACCGCTTCTCGATCTGCCGGGTGCCCGGTGTCAGGAGCGGCGCATGACCAGGACGCAGCCTATGAAAAAGACACGCCGCATCCTGGCCTGGTTCTTCGTCGGGGCGGCGCTGCTGGTCCCCTTCGTGGTGCCGGTGCCCGGCAGCCTCGAGCGCATGCAGCCCCTGCGTTCCCTCGGCGTGATCGCCCACTGGGGGCTGCCCTGCGCCCTGACCTTGCTGCTGTGGCGCCGGGGACCCCTGCGGGGGCGCCTGTTCGCGGCGGCCGCCGCGGCCTGGCTGCTGACGGCGGGCTGCGAACTGGTCCAGGGCTTCGTGGGTCGCCACCCGCGCTGGGAGGACGCCGGCGTGGACCTGGCGGGCGTGGTCTCGGCCGTCGGCTGGGTGCTGGCGCGAGCCCGCGGCCGGCGCGCCGCCTACGCCCTGGTGCTGGCGGGCTTCGCGCTGGTCCCCTACCTGCTGCGCGACCTGCCGGGCATCGTGCGCGGCAGCCGGCTGGCGCAGGCGCGGTTCCCGCTGCTGGCCGACTTCGAGGACGACCGCGAGTTCGCCCTGCTCGGCGACAACGACGAGGGGGGCGGCGTCTTCTGGGTGGGCGCCGGCGCGGGCAGCTCGTCGCGGGTCCTGAACCTGCGCGCCGAAGCGGGCGACGTCTACCCGGGGGTGGTGATCCGCGGTCTGCCGCGCGACTGGTCGGCCTGGCGGACGCTCGCCTTCGACGCCCGCCTCGCGGGCGCGGGTGCGGAGGAACTCACGGTGCGGCTGGACGACTTCCAGGGCCGCAGCGATCCGGTGTGGATCGGGGAGAGCTTCCGGCTCGGGCCGCAATGGACGCGCTGCGTCATGGACCTGCGCGCCGCGCGGCCACGCGAAGGCGCGCGGACATTCAGGTTGGACGACATCGACAGTATGCTATTCTTCCTGGGCCGCCCCGAGGGCGGCGTCACCGTTCAACTGGACAACGTCACCCTGGAGTGAGGCCGTGCGGATCGGGATGGGATGGGACCGCCACCGGCTGGTGGCCGGGCGGCCCTGCCTGCTGGGCGGGGTGCGCTTCGAGGACTGCCCGGTCGGCCCGCTGGGACACTCCGACGGCGACGCGGCCGCCCACGCCGTCGTCGACTCGCTTCTCGGCGCCGCCGCCCTCGGCGACATCGGGCGCCACTTCCCGGACGACGACCCGGCCTGGGCCGGCGCCGACAGCCTCGACCTGCTCGCCCGCGCGACCGCCCTGGTGCGCGCCGCGGGCTGGCGGGTGGGCAACGTGGACCTGACCCTGATCCTGGAGCGGCCCCGCATCGCGCCGGCCGCCGAGCGCATGCGGGCGGCGCTCGCCGGCGCCCTCGGCGTCGGCCCGGAAGTCGTGTCGGTCAAGGCGACGCGCGGCGAGGGGCTCGGCCCCGAGGGCCGCGGCGAGTGCGTGACCGCGATGGCGATCGCCCTGCTGTTGCCGGCGGCACGGGGCGCGGAAGGAGACCCGGCGTGAGCGCGTTCACGAGCCTCAAGGTGCTGGTCCTGATGGGCGGCGACAGCCGCGAGCGCGAGATCTCCCTGCTGAGCGGCGCCGCGGTGGCCCGCGCGCTCGCCGATCTGGGCCACGCGGTGGTCGCGCGCACGCTGACGCGCGTCGGCGACGTGCTGGAGATGGACGACCTGCGCGCCTGGGATGTGGTGTTCCCCGCCCTGCACGGGGGGATGGGGGAGGACGGCCGCCTGCAGGCCCTGCTCGACGTGCTGGACGTGCCCTACGCGCTGTCCGGCCACCTGGCCAGCGCGCTGGCCATGGACAAGGCCGCCACCAAGCGGATCCTGCGCTCCGCGGACATCCCCACGCCGGACTGGCTGCTGGTCACCCCTGATCGTGAAGGCGTGGCCTGGCCGGACCGCGACCAGCTCCTGAAGCGCGTCGACGCCGAGCTGGGCTGGCCGGTGGTCGTCAAGCCCAACGCGGACGGTTCGAGCGTCGGCGTGCGCATCGTGGCCCAGCCGTCGGAGTTCGCGGCGGCGTTCGACGAGGCCGCGGCCGGCGGCCGCGACGTGCTGCTGGAGTCGTACGTGCCCGGGCGCGAGCTGACCGCGGCGATCCTGCTGGGCCGGCGGCTGCCCCTGGTCGAGATCGTGCCCCACGACGGCTTCTACGACTTCGGGAACAAGTACACCACCGGCGCCAGCGACTACCTGTGCCCGGCCCCGGTCCACTCGCCGCTCTACGAGCGGATCAGCGGCGACGCCCGCCGGGCCTACGACCTGCTGGGCTGCCGAGGCCTGGCGCGGGTCGACTTCCGCCTCGACGGCTCCCGCTATTCCTGCCTCGAGGTGAACACCATCCCCGGCATGACCGACACCAGCCTGGTGCCCAAGGCCGCCGCCGCGGTCGGCATCCCCTTCGCCGCCCTGGTGGACGACCTCTGCCGCGACGGCGTCCGGCGCGGCGCGAACCGCTGACCGACCACCCGCCCCGAGGAGCGAGCGCGATGGCCCTGCATGTCTACGACCACGTCACGCGGACCCGGCGCCTGTTCGCCCCCGTCCACCCCGGCAAGGTGGGCATGTACGTCTGCGGCATGACCGTGCAGGACAAGCCGCACGTGGGGCACATGTTCGCCTTCGTGGCCTGCGACATGATCCGCCGCTACCTCGAGCACCTGGGCTACGCGGTGACCCACGTCCAGAACTTCACCGACATCGACGACAAGATCATCGTCAAGGCGCGGCAGGAGGGGATCGACTTCCGGGTCGTCTCGCAGCGCAACATCGATCTCTACCACGAGTACGCCGCCACCCTGAACATCCGGCCGGCGCACCGCTACCCCCTGGTCACCGACCACATCCCGGAGATCGTGGCCTTCACCGCCGACCTCGTCGCCAAGGGCCACGCTTACGCCGCCGGCGGGGACGTGTACTTCAAGGTGCGCAGCTGGGACGAGTACGGCTTCCTGTCCGGCCGCCATGTCGACGACATGCGCAGCGGCGTGCGCATCGAGGTGGGGGAGGCCAAGCTGGACCCCCTGGACTTCGCGCTCTGGAAGACAGCCGCCCCGGACGAGCCCGGCTGGGACTCCCCCTGGGGGAGGGGCCGCCCGGGTTGGCACATCGAATGTTCGGTCATGGCCACCAAGTACCTCGGGCCGCACTTCGACTTCCACGGCGGGGGTCGCGACCTGCTGTTCCCCCACCACGAGAACGAGTGCGCGCAGAGCTGCTGCGGCACCGGCCAGAAATTCGTCAACTTCTGGCTGCACAACGGGTTGCTGTTCCTGGGCGACAAGAAGATGTCGAAATCCGACGGCAACTTCTTCGCCATGGGCGACGTGCTGGCCCTGTTCCCGGCCGAAGTGATCCGCTTCTTCCTGCTCAACGCCCACTTCCGCAGCCAGATCGACTATGGCGAGGACCGCCTGCGCGAGGCCGGGGTCGCCTACGACCGCCTGCGGCGCGGGGTGCGCCGCCTGGCCGAGCGTCGCGCGTCCGGCGTCCCGCCCGTGCCCGAGGGCCTGCTTTCCGGCCCCGGGGAGGCCTTGGCCCGTGCGGTCCGGGAGCACCGGCGGCGCTTCTTCGCCGCCATGGACGACGATTTCAACTCCGCCGGCGCGATCGGCGTCCTGTTCGGCCTAGTGCGCGACCTGAACCAGTACGACGCCGCCGCGGGGCCGGAACTGCTGGACGGCGGCCCCCTGGACGAGGCCTGGGCCCTGTTCGAGGACGCCGACCGGATCCTGGGCCTGCACCGCGAGGGACTGGCCGGACTGGTGGCGGTCGCCGCGCCGGTGGTGCCGCAGGAGGTCCTGGACCTGGTCGCCGAGCGGGTGGCGGCCCGGGCCCGGCGCGACTGGGCCGCGGCCGACGCCCTCAGGGGGCGGATCGCCGACCTGGGCTTCTCGGTCGAGGACGGACCGGGGGGTTCGACGGCCCGTCCGACGGCTCCCGGCGGCGATTAAGGCGCCTTTCTCCTTGACACTTGCGGATTTCAGCCTGTATATTGCGAGGCCCGTCGAATCCGGGGTCGCGAAGGGACGGCCGGCCATCCGGCTGTCTTTCGTCGTCCTGTGTCCGGGAACGGGCTGGCGTAGCTCAACTGGTAGAGCTCCTCACTTGTAATGAGGGGGTTGGGGGTTCAAGTCCTCTCGCCAGCTCCAGCTCGCCTGGTTGCGGCTTTCAAGTGGCGGGGTTCCCGAGCGGTCAAAGGGAACAGACTGTAAATCTGTCGGCGGATGCCTTCGATGGTTCGAATCCATCCCCCGCCACCAGGCATACATGCGGAACGCAGGCGCGACGGATCTCGCCCGCGATCGGGAACGATCAGGATCGGATGGGATCGGCGACGATCCGGTCCGACGTGAA
This bacterium DNA region includes the following protein-coding sequences:
- the cysS gene encoding cysteine--tRNA ligase; the encoded protein is MALHVYDHVTRTRRLFAPVHPGKVGMYVCGMTVQDKPHVGHMFAFVACDMIRRYLEHLGYAVTHVQNFTDIDDKIIVKARQEGIDFRVVSQRNIDLYHEYAATLNIRPAHRYPLVTDHIPEIVAFTADLVAKGHAYAAGGDVYFKVRSWDEYGFLSGRHVDDMRSGVRIEVGEAKLDPLDFALWKTAAPDEPGWDSPWGRGRPGWHIECSVMATKYLGPHFDFHGGGRDLLFPHHENECAQSCCGTGQKFVNFWLHNGLLFLGDKKMSKSDGNFFAMGDVLALFPAEVIRFFLLNAHFRSQIDYGEDRLREAGVAYDRLRRGVRRLAERRASGVPPVPEGLLSGPGEALARAVREHRRRFFAAMDDDFNSAGAIGVLFGLVRDLNQYDAAAGPELLDGGPLDEAWALFEDADRILGLHREGLAGLVAVAAPVVPQEVLDLVAERVAARARRDWAAADALRGRIADLGFSVEDGPGGSTARPTAPGGD
- a CDS encoding D-alanine--D-alanine ligase; the protein is MSAFTSLKVLVLMGGDSREREISLLSGAAVARALADLGHAVVARTLTRVGDVLEMDDLRAWDVVFPALHGGMGEDGRLQALLDVLDVPYALSGHLASALAMDKAATKRILRSADIPTPDWLLVTPDREGVAWPDRDQLLKRVDAELGWPVVVKPNADGSSVGVRIVAQPSEFAAAFDEAAAGGRDVLLESYVPGRELTAAILLGRRLPLVEIVPHDGFYDFGNKYTTGASDYLCPAPVHSPLYERISGDARRAYDLLGCRGLARVDFRLDGSRYSCLEVNTIPGMTDTSLVPKAAAAVGIPFAALVDDLCRDGVRRGANR
- the ispF gene encoding 2-C-methyl-D-erythritol 2,4-cyclodiphosphate synthase, which produces MGWDRHRLVAGRPCLLGGVRFEDCPVGPLGHSDGDAAAHAVVDSLLGAAALGDIGRHFPDDDPAWAGADSLDLLARATALVRAAGWRVGNVDLTLILERPRIAPAAERMRAALAGALGVGPEVVSVKATRGEGLGPEGRGECVTAMAIALLLPAARGAEGDPA